From the Trifolium pratense cultivar HEN17-A07 linkage group LG4, ARS_RC_1.1, whole genome shotgun sequence genome, the window ttacccaagTTTTTATTATCATTTAGAACAGTTAAAATTGTTGATCTCATAATTAGAAAATCATTGAGAGAAAGACATGGCCAACAATATCCTTCCTACCAAGAAATGTCTATGGATGGTGATGAACCACCATCACAATATTTAGATAAAGGAAATAGCTTTGGATCTAAAGAAACTTCAACATTGACTCCAATACCCATGTCAGTCTTCTTTCATCACAAGACGAGCTAGAGAAGTTAAGATGTGCTCTAATTTCAGTCGGATACTTTCAGGTGAGTCAGAATTATcgtatttttaacaaaatatctAATAGAGatcaaaattatcaaattttaagataagaTGACCAATTCGacaaaataatattgaaataggGAGATCAAAAATGAcataaacttaatttatatttgagattttttatcAACTAAATATTTCTCATTAATCTTACTTGAATTGTTAATCTTATTTGAACATGTACCAATATGTTTTTGTGGATAATAgtcaaaagaaattaattatataaaataagtaTTGCAAACCTATATATATTTGACATACATGCTACTACCAATATAGGCAATTGGTCATGGCATGTCAATTTCATATCTTGACAAAGTACGTGAAGTTGCAAAACAATTTTTTGCACTTCCAGTAGAGGAAAAGTAAAAGTATGCCAGAGTCATAAATGAATATGAAGGGTACGGAAATGATATAATAGTTTCAAAGAAGCAAGTTCTTGATTGGTCTTATCGTCTAGCTCTTCAAGTTTTTCCGAAAGAAAATCGAAAGCTTTCTCTTTGGCCAAAAAATCCTAATCATTTCAGGTATTACCATTTGCTCAAGGATGAATTCAATTGTGTATAATATTTGGGACAATCTGAGTTTGATTTATAATAGAAAGAATTGTTGGCCAgagtcagactttacttacctcgcggccgaataAGAGATAGCTAAACGTTGTTATCGAGTTTAATTTTGTGAATATTATGCAGTGCAACATTAGAAGAGTTTTGTATGAAAGTGAAGTCAATGATAGATTATCTGTTGAGAAACATGGCAAGGTCACTGAATTTGGAAGAAGGTAGTTTTTTGGAGCAGTTTGGGAAGAAATCATTATTGAAAGCAAGAATTAACTTCTATCCAAGTTGTTCTAGACCTGATTTGGTTCTTGGAGTCAAACCTCACACTGATAGACCAGGAATTACAGTTGTATTGCAAGACAAAGAAGTGGAAGGTCTTCAATGAGCCAGAACCAGAAAATGAAATTGGACCTGTTGAAGACCTAATAAATGAGACACATCCAAAGTTGTAATAAAATGTCAAAAATTATTGTGAAATGAACTATAAGAGCTATCATGAGGGGAAAATAGCACTTGATTCTGTCAAAATTGCAGATAACTAGTGAGACTATTTCATGTTTGAATCTCCATAGACATATATAGAACATCTCTATAATTATTTCGAAAATATTAATGTATATGTCTTGCATTTATGAATAATGGCTGCTAAAGGCTTATCTGACTCATGTACATTATAATATTCCTACCAGCCGAGTTATGTTCAGGAGGGACTCGTAAACAAAAATGTTATATTGACTATTTGTGTGATCTACCAAAGTTCAAATAATCGTAGAGAAGTGATGTTCGACATAGTTTCAAATATAACCATTGAAACACTTTATTTGTATAGCAAAAATACATGACCCCAACTTCATTTTCAATTCACATTTCTatcatctataacaatatataaaggggatgagggagtttgggctgactttttttggtccattttgcccttcactatcatttgaaataacacttaacaataaatttataacaatatataaaataaggatACTTGAGTTTGAGATAGATTTttcattattccataattgcccttaactttcTATAACTACAATTTTTTTgcacataagttagacacaaaTTTtatacataagttagacacaagcAGGGGCGAtacgcgcctgcctggcccgctagttaaAATAAGAAGCCTATAGCTAAGTTACTTGCAAGGAAAGATTATATATATGAGGATAAAAAGAAGATATGCCTAGAAAACATAACTTAAACAATAAagaattctttttatttttattgaaagcAAGTTGGCATAAATaaagagaggaagaaaaaaaggtcaaagTTATCACTAAAAAAATTTCAGATTGTTCATCTTATTTGCAAATCACAGACAAAGAGACATACATGGCTAGGAGTTTGCTTGTTTCAGAGGAGAAATTAGTTCCAAGGAGCATCCAAGAAATGTCTATGGATGATGATGAACCACCATCACAATATTTAGTCAAAGGAAATAGCTTTGGATCTAAAGAAGATTCTTCAACATTGATTCCAATACCTATCATTGATGTAAGTCTCCTTTCATCACAAAGTGAGCTAGAGAAGCTAAGATCTGCTCTAAGTTCAGCTGGATGCTTCCAGGTGAGTCAGGATTTTTACAACAACTTAATTTGTATGTTTATAAGTACTTAAGTATCATAGGTTATACTAGAGTGCTCATTAAGAGATATATTAAGCTGCAAAATTTGTGATCAATTGCTAAATCAGTCGCTAACGTTAGTGATCATTAGTTTAGCAGTTTTTTGTAAATCAGTCTCTAAATTAGTCATAAACTAATTtagtaatcaaaattataagaaaCGGTTGCTAAATTGGTCACTACATAAACTCAAATATTTGGTTACTATATTgctgttttgttttttcctcTTTGGTCTTAGAAATGTGACTTAACTATATTTGATATACTCCTACTATAATAGGCAATTGGTCATGGCATGTCAACTTCATATCTTGACAAAGTACGTGAAATCGCAAAACAATTTTTTGCACTTCCTGTTGAGGAAAAACAGAAGTATGCTCGAGCTCCGAATGAATCTGAAGGATATGGAAATGATAGGGTAGTTTCAGAGAATCAAGTTCTTGATTGGTCTTATCGCTTGACTCTTCGAgtttttccaaaagaaaaacgAAGACTTGCTCTCTGGCCAGAAAATCCTAGTGATTTCAGGTATTACCCTTTTCTAACAGCGTAGTGAATTCAAATGCGTATAATCAATCATCTttttgttgggtttcaagtgtgagtggttaagttcAACCTCGACTATGTatgggaagaatgttggatttataagagagagacccattaacctaatgccttaagcttttgggtggagatgtggcgtctctctctctcttatggTTCTGAAGCATTGACCCCATTGTTTCTCCCGAGCTCCCCCGGACTCCCCAACACTTATAAATAAGATCATATTGTCGTCATATATCTCATTTGCTCGTTGAATGGTCTAAAAAACCTAACTAGCATTATATAGAACAATGTACTACTACAATATATAGAgcaactattttattttttttacgatatATAGAGCAATTAttattgagtttaatttttcCAATATCATGCAGTGAGACATTAGAAGAGTTTTCTACTAAAGTTAAGTCAATGATGGATTATCTCTTGAAAAGTATGGCAAGGTCACTAAATTTGGAAGAAGGTAGTTTCTTGGACCAGTTTGGGAAGCAATCATTACTACAAGCTAGGGTGAACTTCTATCCACGTTGTTCTAGACCTGATTTGGTTCTTGGTGTCAAACCTCACACTGATAGATCAGGAATCACAACTCTATTACAAGACAAAGAAGTGGAAGGTCTTCAAGTTTTGATAGATCACAAATGGGTCAATGTTCCCACAATACCTGATGCTCTTGTTGTCAATCTTGGTGACCAAATGCAGGTAGGTGAATAAGGTTTTATAATCTCAACAAGAGCCTAATCTTGGTTAGCCAAATTCATAACaagtttattttaggttttaagtcaATCCGATATGTTTAGaaagttttaagttttaagtCACGTGGACAATTTAAACGGAAATTAATTTGACAAAAATGACTAACTTATTGTAACGTAAGAAACTAACTTAATGCTTTTTAAATGTATGAGACCAAATTCAAACCTTGTAAGTGACCAAGCATGCAATTTAGTTAAAATGAAAATACTAATTTGTAGTTGGTTATTGTTGTAGATCATGAGTAATGGAATATTCAAGAGTCCAATGCACAGAGTTGTGACAAATACAAAAAAGTTGAGGATGTCTGTTGCAATATTTAATGAGCCAGAACCAGAGAATGAAATTGGACCTGTTGAAGGCTTAATAAACGAGACACGTCCAAGATTGTATAGAAATGTGAATAATTATGGTGATATCAACTATAGATGCTATCAAGAGGGGAAAATAGCACTTGAGACGGTCAAAATTGCAGATTAATATGATCATCATAAGTCAGAGTGACACtattttacatttaaaatctCAATGATTCAATGTTCGGGTTATCTGGTAAAAAACTATGAATGGTTGAGAGACAGAAACCTACCTGCACTCCTTTTATTTTTGCTCAAGTTACCTGGTAACTAGAATGTTGTGGCAAGtatgagttaagtctcacattgcttagaaaagtggaggttgaacaatttataagtgagaagacccataaacctaacaccttaaggttttgggttaaagtatggtgtccaactcacttgtgagGTTGTTCtgagcccaatgtggatgatcccttGATTGTCCCCTCGTGACCCAACATAGAATTCAAGCTCATAATCCAGACAGAAAATCTCTAATTATTCTGAACATATTAAAGGTTACAGCTTAATCTCGGCAGAATTAGTTGTTTAAAGAAAAAGAATGATAGTAATAGTCATAGATAATAAATTGCAAAACAACTTTATAGGTGGGGTTGGTGAAACGTCGCGTCTGGACGGTTGTTTGTGAAGAGGGAGAGTATACTTAGAGATTAGATACATGAACCTTTAGCATGAAAGCGATATATAGGCCTCCGACGCGGAGCCACAACCATCAATGTAAGAACAAATTTGACGACCACCACATTAATGGTTGTCGGAATAGTTTGCCTAAATGTCGTGATTGGCTTTACTCGTTAGCAGATGCAACTTGTATTACTTTTTCTACATATTTCTAACTTCTTTTTTGGGGCGCTTATTGATCTACCTTTTTGAGAATatcttagaaaaaaaaaagtaaaagataagaaatttaattaaaaatttaggaCTAAATAAAAGTAagaaactaaaataattaagagtggaaatagtatttttaaattttttgttgtcGAAGCTAAAacatttcattcattcaaatagtTAAAATAGCCAAAGGTTATACCATGAATAGATCACTACCTACTATTAGAGTAAAAATCAGACTTGCTCCATACTTATACATCTACTTGATCACAGCAAACTTGACTTAAGAATAAATTAAGCAAAACCTGCATGCTAAAACAATACTACtaccaaaagaaaacaaagataCACATATTTAAAATCTATCTTCATGTTTTCTGCATTCAATTATTGCATTTCTTGTAAAAGGGCAGGCAAGACATGAAGTGGAACGTtattagaattgagagttggaacttcttaacacaccccctctcGTAGTGCTTTTGGCAcaaatataaatggtggatggtcCGATCAGAACTTGATAGCAGGCAGTCCAGTGGATCGTAgaggaggctctgataccatcttaaaattgagaTTGGACCTAAttcatccctacaaaaccggtttgtaatGTGATGATtgctctcacttataaacacatattcaggccatctcgcaaccgatgtgggattTTTTAACAGTCGTGAGTGGGCTTTTCGTGTAATATCgtccacaatttattttttgaaagggAAATATCCTTATGATATAGTTCTGTAATCATATAGCATGTGAGAAATATGAGTTGTTTTAGTTCATAATTGTGTCAGGCAGTATCACTCACTAGCTATATTCACCATATTGAATGCATTAAGAATTACAAAAATATCTGTAAGTGTATTTTCTATCAGTAATTTCATGGATCAATTTGATTAAGAGAAGAAAGATACCACTGACAAAATTTCAGATTGTTCATCTTATTTGTAACTCACAGATAGAGAGACATGGCTAGCAATTTGCTTGTTTCAGAGGAAAAATTAGTTCCAAGGAGCATCCAAGAAATGTCTATGGATGGTGATGAACCACCATCACAATATTTAGTCAAAGGAAATAGTTTTGGATCTAAAGAAGATTCTTCAACACTGATTCCAATACCTATCATTGATGTAAGTCTTCTTTCATCACAAGCTGAGCTAGAGAAGCTAAGATCTGCCCTAATAAGTTCAGCTGGATGCTTCCAGGTGAGTCTGGATTTACAATAACTTAATTTGTATGTGTATAAGTACTTAAGTTTCATAGGTTATTCTAATTAAAATGTTAAGATTAAGCTAGAGTGCTCATTGAGAGATATTAAGCTGCAAAAGTTATGATCAATCGCTAAATCAATCGTTAACGTTAAGTGATCAATAGTTTAGCAATATTTTGCAAATCAATCTCTAAATTAATCATAAACTCATTTAGCAACCGATTATAAGAAACAGTTGCTAAATAGTTCGCTAGATAAACTCAAGTATTTTGTTACTATATTCGCCACTAAACAAATTTATAGTAGTGATATATAGGATCCTGAAAAGTGTTTGGGAGGTTGATTTATTTTCCTCTTTGGTCTTATGAATGTAACTTAACTATGTTTGGTATACTTCTACGCATAGGCAATTGGTCATGGCATGTCATCTTCATATCTTGACAAAGTACGTGAAATTGCAAAACATTTTTTTGCACTTCCGGTTGAGGAAAAACAGAAGTATGCTCGGGCTCGAATGAATCTGAAGGATATGGAAATGATATGGTAGTTTCGGAGAATCAAGTTCTTGATTGGTCTTATCGCTTGACTCTTCGAgtttttccaaaagaaaaacgAAGACTTGCTCTTTGGCCAGAAAATCCTAGTGATTTCAGGTACCACCCTTCACATgtgtataaatataatatatctcATTCTCTCATTGAATGTCCTAAAAAACCAAACTAGCATTAttattgagtttaatttttcCAATATCATGCAGTGAAACATTAGAAGAGTTTTCTAGCAAGGTTAAGTCAATGATGGATTATCTCTTGAAAAGTATGGCAAGGTCACTAAATTTGGAAGAAGGTAGTTTCTTGGACCAGTTTGGGAAGCAATCATTACTACAAGCTAGGGTGAACTTCTATCCACGTTGTTCTAGACCTGATTTGGTTCTTGGTGTCAAACCTCACACTGATAGATCAGGAATCACAACTCTATTACAAGACAAAGAAGTTGAAGGTCTCCAAGTTCTCATAGATGATAAATGGGTCAATGTTCCTACAATACCTGATGCTCTTGTTGTCAATCTTGGTGACCAAATGCAGGTAGGTGAATAAGGTTTTATAACCTCAACAAGATCCTAATCTTGGTTAGCCAAATTCATAACAAGTCtgtatgtttaaaaagttttaagttggttGATATGTTAGTATAAGTTTGTCTTTTCGGTCAAACTTTTTGAGTTAATTCTATCTGAAACATCCACGTGGCACCCTCCTATAGTTATCCACATATGGGACTCTGGTAACCACGTGGATGATTTAAACagaaatttgactaaaataaCTAACTTGTAACGCAAGAAGCtaacttaaaactttttaaacatatcAGACCAAACTCAAACCTAATTGTCAAAGATGCAATTtaggtaaaataaaaatactaatttgTAGTTTGGTATTGTTGTAGATCATGAGTAATGGAATATTCAAGAGTCCAATGCACAGAGTTGTGACAAATACAAAAAAGTTGAGGATGTCTATTGTAATATTTAATGAGCCAGAACCAGAGAATGAAATTGGACCTGTTGAAGGCTTAATAAACGAGACACGTCCAAGATTGTATAGAAATGTGAAAAATTATGGTGATATCAATTATAGATGCTATCAAGAGGGGAAAATAGCACTTGAGActgttttatatttaaattctcAATGATTTAATGTTAGAATACACATTAATATTTGGGTTATATATGGTCAAAAACTATGGAAACAAAGATATGAATGATTGAGATTAGTAGcatgttttaattttatgtattataaaataagaaatcaatTCAATACaataatgtttttcttttcttttgtctttTACTTTGCCAATGtacaaagaaaaattattgCAAAGAAAAATTATTGCCTTTCTTTCTTGTTGTAAAGGGACAGCCAAACTTTTGACAAAGACATGAGGTGGGTTTTATCATGTAATATAGTTCACAAGTTATATTTTGAAAAGGAAATATCCTTATGATATAGTTCTCTGATCATAGCATGTGAAAAATATGGCTGATTTTAGTTCATAATTGTTCACTAGCTATTCACCATACTGAATGcattaaaaattacaaaaatatcttCTAAGTGTGTTTTTCTATCAGTAATTTCATGGATCAATTTAATTAAGTGAAGAAATATTTTAAGTAACAAACTAACAAAGACTATATATTTAGTGTTCCGAACTGGGCCAATACTCATAAGCAACGGCTCAATTATCACTAATTCAGTCATTTTTCTTAGTAATCACAGTTATTTATGCAGTAAACGCAAACGTTCCAAGGTacaattcatttattttctaCTTTCACTCAAcgatctcatattgacttaagCATAAGAGTGTTAACCTTTTTTTGCAGGTATCTTCACCACCATACACCGCTGCACTGAAAACATGTCTCCGCCATACCAGTATCCTCTTGCACCGGACGTTATCACTGGAGTTAACTAATTGTGTCTCGTTCAGAGCATTTGATAATTTGGATACATCGTAAGACTACTATAGTAATAACGACTCACACATTCAAAGACTAAAATGATTATTTACTTGAAAAATCTAAAAACGTTTTCAAAAAATCTCTTGACTTCATAGTACTATATAGAAAATTGCAGATAATTATGATTTGTTGTTAATTAGACTATTAATGTTTAGATTATTTGAtcaaataatgaaaacaaagatATGAGTAGTTCAGTTATTGTGAGAGAACAACTGTTCATATATTTCATACTCCATATTTCAAATTCAGTCAAGGTGTCTTAGTGGCCATAGACTCATATTCTTAAAACACATTaaaatcaaactaaaatgaaaattatcagTGATTTGTCATAAAGTCCATAATATACCTAAACCAATTTAATTGCAGCAATCAAATAACCCTCATCAATCATAGTTCTTAATATTCAAGCAAGCCATAGGATCTAACAAACATCCAAACAGAAGAGTATCAAACAAGTAAATGCTTCAAACCAGTAAAAATGTACATGGCCATCTTTACTCATAGTCATTTATAATCAAACTTCATAGTTTTAGCATAGATCCTGCATGAATTATTGACTGATTTACTACTGTCTTTGACACGGATTGACGGACATGGTTGAATGAAGGAATTTGACTAGAGAGAGAATTCAATATTGTTGAGACACTAAAAACATCTTCAGATTAACACACAACATTTTTCTACAATGACATGTCTTATAGTAGGTAGTTTAAATTGCTTtgcaaaacaaaatttagtGCAGGTTTGAATTGGTAGTGAATTCATGTCAACGATAACTAGATGAAAAACATGTACAAGTTGTAATCTTactaaaaaagaaacataaaaaaaatcaatatctAATTAATTCAGGCCTCCAGCAGTAAGATCTGaaatatttcttatatataatattgCTAGTTCCAAACCTGCATACCAACACCAAAAGACATTTtccaagataaaaaaaaagtagcataTGTTCTTGATTTTCCCCAGTAGACAGTGACACCCCACATTGACCCGCAATTTGTGGCATCACTTAGAATATGGACCACAGCTCTAATAATAAGCAATCTTAAACAAATCAAAGAGATACTGTATTTTAGACCAGCTCCCTTCAACAATATAAAACTCCAAAAAAAGTTtcttcagaaaaaaaaattaaaacggcAAATCGAGGTTAACCTAATCACATTCACACCAATAATGTTCTCGggaaaacataagaaatcaaaTAAACAATGATGTTAGGCAACCTGAATAGTACTAATAGTTAGCTAAAATAAAACCAGTGCAGCAATTTGCCATTAAATCACCTAGCTACTAGCTACTTATTGTTATCATGTCGTGCATATTAGTACAATTGTTGATTAGTTCTGGCGGGATACAAACTAGAAACATGAAAGCCGGTGCATAATAGTACAATTGTTGATTAGTTTCTGGCGGGATACAAACTAGAAACATGAAAGCCGGTGGATCACCTACTTAGAAAAGCAAAATGGG encodes:
- the LOC123881894 gene encoding protein SRG1-like, producing MARSLLVSEEKLVPRSIQEMSMDDDEPPSQYLVKGNSFGSKEDSSTLIPIPIIDVSLLSSQSELEKLRSALSSAGCFQAIGHGMSTSYLDKVREIAKQFFALPVEEKQKYARAPNESEGYGNDRVVSENQVLDWSYRLTLRVFPKEKRRLALWPENPSDFSETLEEFSTKVKSMMDYLLKSMARSLNLEEGSFLDQFGKQSLLQARVNFYPRCSRPDLVLGVKPHTDRSGITTLLQDKEVEGLQVLIDHKWVNVPTIPDALVVNLGDQMQIMSNGIFKSPMHRVVTNTKKLRMSVAIFNEPEPENEIGPVEGLINETRPRLYRNVNNYGDINYRCYQEGKIALETVKIAD